The genomic region TCATTATTTCTCCTCCTCATCTTAATCAGTAATAGCTCTCCACCCTACTCAAGTGAACCACTCCAAACTCCCATCACTCTTTTCACCTTTTTGAAATCTTGTatcaagttatatatattttccatcattaattttaaaattttaaatgcccaaataaataaatattaacctTATACAATACTTATTATgtgggtaaaaataaaaataatataaaataaaattttaatataaaagaattttaattaatatattttcaaaaagtaatGGTTATtgataaagtaataaaatgtatttattaattgttgataaaatacatgatacaatatatatatatatataacacaatGTACTTTAGTTTCAACAAAATGCCGCTATTaagagaaaattaataaaaccaaggataaactacaaaaataatcacttttatttacttcagattatattttagtcatttatgtttgaaattttacgttttagttacttacgttatcgttttgatacgaagtggtcactctaccattAAGCTTCGTTTCCTCTCTAACAGTAGTCATACATGGTAGTCTAAATGGattttaaatatcaacttaAATGTCCTACGTGAtagttcaaattaaatttatttaattaaaaacctatttttatcTTAGCaactggacatccaagttggcatttaaaactcatttggactgccaTGTAGGACTGTCGTTAGGAAGGTAACGGATTTTAATGGTAGAGTGaccatttcgtaacaaaacgataacgtaagtgactaaaatgtaatatgaggtaaacaaaagtgactatctTTGTAGttttccttaaaataaattttgttgtagagaagaaaaaagaaggggaTAGTACATTTTTATTGTGAATAGCTTTTTGtaagtttattttgttaaaaagtatttagaacttattaaactatttttatgttCTATTCTCATTagaatgaaatattattttaacctttttttaaatttcgttaatggaacataaattcaattaaaaaattcaatattaacaTAGATAAATGTATAGTTATAATGATGTATGTGAatcctataataaaattaatcccTTCCTAAACATGCACTACAAACCATTATAAACTATGCAATTACTAACATATTATCTCAATTGTTATTGCATTtggcatttatttatttcttacttCATAATGTactcaaatattaattatggaTTAATCCATTTCATCAAATGCTTGAGTTGAGTTGttaattcatattcattttttttgaacaaataaagACTTTAAGTATGTCATCATTTGTTTGGAGTCTCTACCAAACACCTTGATAATAAGGATTCAAACTTATCATTTCTCCTTCCTCATGTCAAATATTTGTATTGAAAAAATATCgtgaaaaatagaatgtcgataatgacaatatatcacaaagaaaaaaagaaagaataaaaatactcatatttttacgtggaaatcttttcgggaaaaaaaccatAGGTAGaagagaagataattcactatgtgaaattcgaatgattacaagagaaGTAGACTATTATGtggaattcgaatgattacaagaaaAGTAGAccatgtctatttataggcttgtaaaacaaTATTTCTAATAGAATGAGTGTAGTAGAATCGAAACATCATGATTCGGGTCACTCAATTCTAATAAATATCATCtccttttaaaatgataaaaaataaaaaatattaagtttctAAACTGGATTTATATCTTCTTATTTTGCATAGATCTATTTATAAATTCAGTTATTtgtctaaatttgaaaatttgcttgaaatttatgagggtttaaaatattaaattttaaaaaataaatccatttaaaatatgagttaaaCTTAGTATTGAACATTAAAAACTCAGATTAGACTCAAATCattcttttttctaattttgtaatatatattatactatgtttttttatattttttaatttataatacataaaatattatatttaaaataatatatatttaaaaataaacataaaacatattaatattatatttaaatttaacctaATCTCAACCCGATCCATTAATACAGTCTCTAACGGGAAGATTTTGGGTTTATCTTTCAAAACTGTAGGCCCAAGCCAATCCAACTCTGGTCTAAGCTAGGTAGCGAGGGGAACTGAATTACTGTCAACTGTAAAGTGTAGTGTCACTGTGCTGGGAAAAAGTGAATGTAAAACGAAAGAAGCCTATCTTATCCGATGTCTTAAGTAGTTCATAGAAGCAGCAACGGTGAAGCAGTAGGTGAAACCAAAGAAAATGGCTATCCTTTGTGCTTCAACCTCAaccattttctcttcttcagaGAGAACTTCGTTTGGTTCTTTGAAAAAGACTATTCCCAGTAACCAAAGCTCATTTCTTGGGTTCTTCCCTGTAGCAGCATTGTCCAAACCTGGCTCTGTTCTGCCAACAACACTGTCTTTCTCTAAACGAGATTTCCGGGTTTGTTGCCAGGACCTCTCTCTTGTCCCTGAAAACCAACGTTGGATGTTCGAAGAATCCGAGGCTGATGGCCCTGTAAAgactctctctttttctctcctttttattttcttcttccttcgtTAAAGCTTTTTCTGGTTTTGAATGGAAGGtaggttaatttaattttgtttgtttaagttattaattttatctgaaaattttggatttttgttgGTTTGAACCTTGAACAAGACTTGGTAGAGGTTTCTGCTTCTGCTTGGAAACTTTAGCCATTAGATTCATCTCGGGATTGTAAAATTGGGTGTTTCTAATTTCTGTTAAGTGAAAATTATTAGTTTCAGATAATATATATTGGGAATTTCTGTTCTAATGGTGTACATtactttccattttttttccacaaTTATTATTGCAGGTTTACGTTCACGTTCAGAATCGTTTATCATATGCTATCTGCTTCTCGCAGTGTTTTGATTAGTTTCTGCTTTTCAGTATGACTGATTTCTTATTTCGGGTCATGTTCTTTCTGTTTGCAGGACATTTGGAACAACACATGGTATCCCAAAGCTAAAGATCACATAAATACAGAAAAAACATGGTATGTTGTTGATGCTACGGATAAAATTCTGGGAAGACTGGCATCAACAATTGCCGTGCATATTCGTGGAAAGAATTTGGCCACTTATACTCCTAGTGTGGATATGGGAGCCTTTGTGATAGTGGTATGTGGTTTTTGTGGTCATTAGGTGTCTTGTTAAGACTAAATTTAGGAGCTGTTTTCTTTATAAGAACTCATTTATGTTGTTTGTTGCTAGTTTGGTGTTGAAACTTGAAAAGAGGTTGGACTATGGAGAAACTGTTGGCTGCTCTGAAATTTACATGTTACAATTGCTCACGTTCTTTGGGTTATAATCTGTTCTATTGtgcaaaattaaagctttttttGGTTGACTGCTTTTGCTATTAGTAGTGCAAGTCTATGGATCTTGATCGGGGCTTTTGATGTTCTTTGTGTCTACATATAAGAAGTTGATTGAAACGGAACTCAAGCAAATCTGTGTGTAAGCTCATAGGTTTCGGAGTTATATGATGTTGTgtgtcattttttttccttttctatggTTATTTCATATTGTGTTGAGTTTGCTTCTAGTCTTACCGATCACTCAACTGTTATGAAATGCTTTACATCATGGGAAATTCTTTATACTAGAAATTTTGAAgacatgaaatttgaaaatgctTCTATACGGTTGATTGAGTGCTTATTTCTGTATATCTGGATAATAGTATGATGGCATTGTTTTTCATCATGATAAACTACTTGTCTGAGCAATTTCTTTTACAAGGATACTAATATAAAAAGTGcttgttttattgtttctttGGAAGTTCCTTTCTTAAAAAATTGTGTGCCTTATTATCAGACCCTAGAAAATGTAACAGAGTTGGATTGAGTGGTATAATTTTGCAGTTTTATTGTATGAACAAATTTTCTCTTCTAGAAACCTGTAGCTATTGGTATGGATCTGGTTGCCTATATATTCTGAAAAAAGATATGGTTGCTTCAAGGGTCATAATTCACCTTATAGTAATTTGGCAATTTAGGGGAGGGAGCTTTGGTATTACTTTCTGGTTTCTTacaatatgtttattttatgttttataaatcctaaaattttttgGTCTACTTTGACTCAATAGGTAAATGCTGAAAAAGTTGCTGTATCTGGAAAGAAAAGGACACAAAAGCTCTACAGGAGGCATTCAGGAAGACCAGGTGGCATGAAAGTGGAAACATTCAACCAGCTGCAGCAGAGAATTCCTGAAAGAATTATTGAGCATGCTGTTCGTGGTATGCTTCCTAAAGGAAGGGTAAGTTCATTGGTTTCAAACTAAAGACTAATAATATGTAGATCTATGTTATCCTGACTTGGTTTCTGTATCAGATATAGGTATGTGCTAGTTATGCTCAACCTTTTCTAAgtattttccatatatttaGAAGGCTATATCTCCATATCCATGTTCGAATGTGTTAGACATAGGTGAAGGACACAAGAACTTTAGAGAAAACGAAGAATCTGGAACATATAACTTTAAATATGAATTGGTATATGGATATAATTTTTTCC from Gossypium raimondii isolate GPD5lz chromosome 1, ASM2569854v1, whole genome shotgun sequence harbors:
- the LOC105776859 gene encoding 50S ribosomal protein L13, chloroplastic; translated protein: MAILCASTSTIFSSSERTSFGSLKKTIPSNQSSFLGFFPVAALSKPGSVLPTTLSFSKRDFRVCCQDLSLVPENQRWMFEESEADGPDIWNNTWYPKAKDHINTEKTWYVVDATDKILGRLASTIAVHIRGKNLATYTPSVDMGAFVIVVNAEKVAVSGKKRTQKLYRRHSGRPGGMKVETFNQLQQRIPERIIEHAVRGMLPKGRLGRALFNHLKVYKGPDHPHDAQKPIELPIRDKRVQKQR